In one window of Caenimonas aquaedulcis DNA:
- a CDS encoding IclR family transcriptional regulator translates to MRKNDTGAPATPTIQVIERMFALIDVLASREEAVSLKEISEKTGLHPSTTHRILNDLATGRFVDRPEAGSYRLGMRLLELGNLVKGRLNVRDAALTPMRELHKLIQQPVNLSMRQGDEIVYIERAYSERSGMQVVRAIGGRAPLHLTSTGKLFLAADDAQRVRAYATRTGLAGHTRNSITQLPVLERELSKARQYGIARDNEELELGVRCMAAGIYDDQSRLVAGLSISAPADRLDEGWLTKLQATANEISSALGHRAPATRAA, encoded by the coding sequence ATGAGAAAAAACGACACCGGCGCCCCCGCGACGCCGACGATCCAGGTGATCGAGCGCATGTTCGCGCTGATCGACGTGCTGGCGTCCCGCGAGGAAGCCGTGTCGCTCAAGGAAATCAGCGAGAAGACCGGCCTGCACCCCTCGACGACGCACCGCATCCTCAATGACCTCGCGACAGGCCGATTCGTCGACCGGCCGGAGGCTGGCAGCTACCGCCTGGGCATGCGCCTGCTGGAGCTGGGCAACCTCGTCAAGGGCCGCCTCAACGTGCGCGACGCGGCGCTGACGCCGATGCGGGAATTGCACAAGCTGATCCAGCAGCCCGTGAACCTGAGCATGCGCCAAGGGGACGAGATCGTGTACATCGAGCGGGCCTATAGCGAGCGCTCGGGCATGCAGGTGGTGCGCGCCATCGGCGGGCGGGCGCCCCTTCACCTCACATCGACGGGCAAACTTTTTCTTGCCGCGGACGACGCGCAGCGCGTGCGTGCCTACGCGACTCGCACGGGCCTCGCCGGCCACACCCGCAACAGCATCACGCAGTTGCCGGTGCTCGAGCGCGAACTGTCGAAGGCGCGCCAGTACGGCATCGCCCGCGACAACGAGGAACTGGAGCTGGGTGTGCGCTGCATGGCGGCCGGCATCTACGACGACCAGAGCAGGCTCGTCGCGGGGCTGTCGATCTCCGCGCCGGCCGACCGGCTGGATGAAGGCTGGCTGACGAAATTGCAGGCGACGGCCAACGAAATTTCGTCGGCCTTGGGGCATCGCGCCCCTGCAACGCGGGCGGCCTGA
- the pbpG gene encoding D-alanyl-D-alanine endopeptidase — MHQKASLAMSKILTRFLQSVALAALAVALVPSHAEAATRKVAASKKSQVTPKRVSRSFAVGKRSVIRVAAVPARPSYGQLAGLHSVSDQLDLKSSVALVIDQDTREVLLSKNDSAVLPIASLTKLMTGLLISEAKLPMDEMITITQDDVDTEKGSRSRLRVGTVLSRGELLHLALMSSENRAAHALGRTYPGGLATFVALMNAKAKTLGMKDTHYVEPTGLSSQNQSSAHDLATLVGTAYGDPVLRDFSTSPGHQVAVGNRTLQFNNTNRLVKNPAWDIGLQKTGFINEAGQCLVMQAKVAGRKLIMVFLDSAGKLSRIGDAERVRKWVESNPVVVPGVNTVIRQVNG; from the coding sequence ATGCACCAAAAAGCTTCGTTGGCGATGAGCAAGATCCTCACCCGTTTCCTGCAATCCGTGGCCTTGGCAGCTCTCGCTGTGGCACTGGTTCCGTCGCATGCCGAGGCCGCCACTCGCAAGGTCGCCGCCAGCAAGAAATCCCAGGTAACGCCCAAGCGCGTTTCTCGCTCGTTTGCCGTTGGCAAGCGCTCCGTGATTCGAGTGGCTGCAGTTCCCGCCCGGCCCTCATACGGCCAATTGGCCGGCCTGCACTCCGTGTCCGACCAGCTGGACCTCAAGTCCAGCGTCGCCCTGGTCATCGACCAGGACACGCGTGAAGTACTGCTGTCCAAGAACGACTCCGCCGTCCTGCCCATCGCCTCGCTCACCAAGCTCATGACGGGCCTGCTGATCAGCGAAGCCAAGCTGCCGATGGACGAGATGATCACCATCACCCAGGACGACGTCGACACGGAAAAGGGCAGCCGCTCCCGCCTGCGCGTGGGCACCGTGCTTTCCCGCGGTGAGCTCCTGCATCTTGCGTTGATGTCTTCCGAAAACCGCGCTGCCCACGCACTCGGCCGCACCTATCCGGGCGGCCTCGCGACATTCGTCGCGCTGATGAACGCCAAGGCCAAGACGCTCGGAATGAAGGACACGCACTACGTCGAGCCGACGGGCCTGTCCAGCCAGAATCAGTCCAGCGCGCATGACCTCGCGACGCTCGTCGGCACCGCCTACGGCGATCCCGTGCTCCGCGATTTCTCCACCTCGCCGGGCCATCAGGTCGCTGTCGGCAACCGCACGCTGCAGTTCAACAACACGAACCGCCTCGTGAAGAACCCCGCCTGGGACATCGGCCTGCAAAAGACCGGCTTCATCAATGAAGCGGGTCAGTGCCTCGTCATGCAGGCCAAGGTGGCCGGTCGCAAGCTGATCATGGTGTTCCTGGATTCCGCGGGCAAGCTCAGCCGCATCGGCGACGCGGAACGCGTTCGCAAGTGGGTGGAATCCAACCCGGTGGTCGTCCCCGGCGTGAACACTGTCATTCGCCAGGTCAACGGCTAA
- a CDS encoding 2-isopropylmalate synthase has translation MADQLIIFDTTLRDGEQSPGASMTKDEKLRIARQLERLKVDVIEAGFAASSNGDFEAVQLIANAIRESTICSLSRANDRDISRAAEALKGAERARIHTFIATSPLHMEKKLRMTPEQVHEQAKQAVRFARNLCGDIEFSPEDGYRSDMDFLCRVLETVIAEGATTINVPDTVGYAVPELYGQFIKTLRERVPNSDKAIWSVHCHNDLGMAVANSLAGVKLGGARQVECTINGLGERAGNCSLEEIVMAVKTRKDYFKLELNIDPKHIVAASRMVSQTTGFVVQPNKAVVGANAFAHASGIHQDGVLKARDTYEIMRAEDVGWSANKIVLGKLSGRNAFKQRLQELGVSLESEADVNSAFARFKELADRKSDIFDEDILALVSDESVSHDKEQYSFVSLSQHSETGEKPHAAVVFTVAGKEVRGESDGNGPVDASLKAIESHVKSGAEMVLYSVNAISGSTESQGEVTVRLQNSGRVVNGVGADPDIVVASAKAYLSALNKLQSKSDRVAAQG, from the coding sequence ATGGCAGACCAACTGATCATCTTCGACACGACGCTGCGCGACGGTGAGCAATCGCCAGGCGCCTCCATGACCAAAGACGAAAAGCTGCGGATCGCGCGCCAGCTCGAGCGCCTGAAGGTGGACGTGATCGAGGCCGGCTTCGCGGCCAGTTCCAACGGCGACTTCGAAGCCGTGCAGCTCATCGCGAACGCCATCCGCGAGTCCACCATCTGTTCCTTGTCCCGCGCCAACGACCGCGACATCTCGCGGGCGGCCGAGGCGCTGAAGGGCGCCGAGCGCGCGCGCATCCACACCTTCATCGCGACTTCACCCCTGCACATGGAAAAAAAGCTGAGGATGACGCCGGAGCAGGTGCACGAGCAGGCGAAGCAGGCGGTGCGCTTTGCGCGCAACCTGTGTGGGGACATCGAGTTTTCCCCCGAGGACGGTTACCGCAGCGACATGGATTTCCTGTGCCGCGTGTTGGAGACAGTCATCGCGGAAGGTGCCACCACGATCAACGTGCCCGACACCGTGGGCTACGCGGTTCCCGAGCTGTACGGCCAGTTCATCAAGACCCTGCGCGAGCGGGTCCCGAATTCGGACAAGGCGATCTGGTCGGTCCACTGCCACAACGACCTGGGCATGGCGGTGGCGAACTCGCTGGCCGGCGTGAAGCTCGGCGGGGCGCGGCAGGTGGAGTGCACGATCAACGGGCTGGGCGAGCGCGCCGGCAACTGCTCGCTGGAAGAGATCGTCATGGCGGTGAAGACCCGCAAGGACTATTTCAAGCTCGAGCTCAACATCGACCCCAAGCACATCGTGGCTGCCAGCCGCATGGTGAGCCAGACCACGGGCTTCGTGGTCCAGCCCAACAAGGCGGTGGTCGGGGCCAATGCCTTCGCCCACGCGAGCGGCATCCACCAGGACGGCGTGCTGAAGGCGCGCGACACCTACGAAATCATGCGCGCCGAGGATGTCGGCTGGAGCGCCAACAAGATCGTGCTGGGCAAACTGTCGGGCCGCAATGCGTTCAAGCAGCGCCTGCAGGAACTCGGCGTCTCGCTCGAGAGCGAGGCCGACGTCAACAGCGCATTTGCGCGCTTCAAGGAACTCGCCGACCGCAAGAGCGACATCTTCGACGAGGACATCCTGGCCTTGGTGAGCGACGAGAGCGTCTCGCACGACAAGGAGCAGTACAGCTTTGTCTCGCTGTCGCAACACAGTGAAACCGGTGAGAAGCCGCATGCGGCGGTCGTCTTCACGGTCGCCGGCAAGGAAGTCCGCGGGGAATCGGACGGCAACGGTCCGGTCGATGCCTCGCTGAAGGCGATCGAAAGCCACGTCAAGAGCGGGGCGGAGATGGTGCTGTACTCGGTCAACGCCATCAGCGGGTCCACCGAAAGTCAGGGCGAGGTGACAGTCCGCCTCCAGAACTCCGGCCGCGTGGTCAACGGTGTGGGCGCGGACCCGGACATCGTCGTGGCCTCCGCGAAGGCTTATCTCAGTGCACTCAACAAGTTACAAAGTAAATCTGATCGAGTGGCTGCACAAGGCTGA